Proteins from a single region of Desulfonatronum thiodismutans:
- a CDS encoding efflux RND transporter permease subunit, producing the protein MLNIQKINARFRSIGEVVLRLRWLNILIFLAAMAVAVGGLRLLESDVSQENWFLEDDVLLQTKERFEEIFGNDEFCAVLVEAEDVFAPDILAGIRELGRELMERVPYADDVLSLTDFEFMLGTDQGMEIIDLVPEVVPTSSEELARIRALALAKPAMRDRIVSEDGRHTWVMLRMKTLPDAWEGNGGESPNLTVGRMVNEIAAQDKYRALNPKTTGLPVVDVEKREFFSRETPRLLGISLLLTVTVLAVSLRSVRGVVFPLIAAVSGMVIVFGTQGYLGISNDPSMIFLPIFLCLALAIGYSIHLFNFFKREFLRTGKRRHSLVHAVEEVGWPLLFSALTTIAALLSFVFIPMRPIRWVGLTAACLVAVTYVLVIVLLPSLLSFGKDVAPGAAGGRGRGLRPLERLMEYLGARVLSCPLFSVVAFALVAVVCLVGLARLEVSFDVRRTMGVGIPYVERLDYVGKTPVGSMYSYGVALEFDRPGAAKEPENLRKFDQLVGEIQSFRLTKKVSSLLDIVKDMNQVLNAGDPDYYGIPEERDMIAQLLLLYENAGGAEAEKWVDYDYQRLRLMVEVDDYNSGQAARELRRIEELGGELFPDANILLIGSISQFTVMMEYVTWGQIQSLFIALVVIAALMAVVFGSLKTGLIAMVPNLAPVLAVGGVMGFAGIPLDMMTVTVIPMLLGLAVDDTIHFTNHSQLEFERTGSYPESTRRVFATVGVTLLLTSLVLILTFSAYLTSAANVFVNMGFLVAVGILAALAADFFMTPVLLRWFKAFGEERVPGDRAFSDQRQ; encoded by the coding sequence ATGCTGAACATTCAGAAGATCAACGCCCGCTTTCGGAGCATCGGGGAAGTCGTGCTGCGGCTGCGGTGGCTGAACATCCTCATCTTCCTGGCCGCCATGGCCGTCGCTGTCGGCGGCCTGCGGCTGCTGGAGTCCGATGTTTCCCAGGAGAACTGGTTTTTGGAAGACGACGTCCTGTTGCAGACCAAGGAGCGGTTCGAGGAGATCTTCGGCAATGACGAGTTCTGCGCGGTCCTGGTGGAAGCGGAGGACGTGTTCGCGCCGGACATCCTGGCCGGAATCCGGGAGCTGGGCCGGGAGTTGATGGAACGGGTGCCCTATGCCGACGACGTGCTCTCCCTGACGGACTTTGAATTCATGCTGGGCACGGACCAAGGCATGGAGATCATCGACCTCGTGCCCGAAGTCGTTCCGACATCCTCGGAGGAACTGGCCCGGATCAGGGCATTGGCCCTGGCCAAGCCGGCCATGCGCGATCGGATCGTCTCCGAGGACGGTCGGCATACCTGGGTCATGCTGCGCATGAAGACGCTCCCCGACGCCTGGGAGGGAAATGGCGGGGAAAGTCCGAACCTCACGGTGGGCCGGATGGTCAACGAAATCGCGGCCCAGGACAAGTATCGCGCCCTGAACCCCAAAACCACCGGCCTGCCCGTGGTGGACGTGGAAAAGCGGGAGTTTTTTTCACGGGAAACCCCGCGGCTGCTGGGCATCTCCCTGCTGCTGACCGTAACCGTTCTGGCCGTATCCCTGCGCAGCGTGCGCGGCGTGGTTTTCCCGCTGATCGCCGCGGTCAGCGGGATGGTCATTGTTTTCGGGACTCAGGGCTACCTGGGCATCAGCAACGACCCGTCCATGATCTTTCTGCCGATCTTTTTGTGTCTGGCCTTAGCCATCGGCTACTCCATCCACCTCTTCAATTTCTTCAAGCGCGAGTTTCTGCGCACCGGCAAGCGGCGCCACTCTTTGGTCCACGCCGTGGAAGAAGTCGGATGGCCCCTGCTGTTCAGCGCCCTGACCACCATTGCCGCGCTGCTTTCGTTCGTGTTCATCCCGATGCGGCCCATCCGCTGGGTGGGGTTGACCGCGGCCTGCCTGGTGGCCGTGACCTATGTCCTGGTCATCGTGTTGCTGCCATCCTTGCTGAGCTTCGGCAAGGATGTCGCTCCCGGGGCGGCCGGGGGGCGCGGCCGCGGACTGCGCCCCCTGGAGCGGCTCATGGAGTATCTGGGCGCACGGGTACTCTCCTGTCCACTGTTCTCCGTTGTCGCGTTTGCCCTGGTCGCGGTGGTCTGCCTGGTCGGCCTGGCCCGGCTTGAAGTCTCATTCGACGTCCGGCGGACCATGGGCGTGGGCATTCCCTACGTGGAGCGCCTCGACTATGTCGGGAAGACGCCGGTCGGTTCTATGTACTCCTACGGCGTTGCCCTGGAATTCGACCGTCCGGGCGCGGCCAAGGAACCGGAGAACCTGCGCAAGTTCGACCAATTGGTGGGCGAGATCCAATCCTTCCGCCTGACCAAGAAGGTCAGTTCACTGTTGGACATCGTCAAGGACATGAACCAGGTGCTCAATGCCGGGGATCCGGATTATTACGGAATTCCGGAAGAGCGGGACATGATCGCCCAACTGCTCTTGCTGTACGAAAACGCCGGCGGGGCCGAGGCTGAAAAATGGGTGGATTACGACTACCAGCGGCTGCGGCTGATGGTGGAGGTGGACGACTACAATTCCGGCCAGGCGGCCAGAGAGCTGCGCCGGATCGAGGAACTTGGCGGGGAACTGTTTCCCGACGCAAATATCCTGCTGATTGGTTCCATCTCCCAGTTTACCGTGATGATGGAGTACGTGACCTGGGGCCAGATCCAGTCCCTGTTCATCGCCCTGGTAGTTATCGCCGCGCTGATGGCCGTGGTCTTCGGCAGCCTGAAGACCGGGTTGATCGCCATGGTCCCGAACCTCGCGCCGGTCCTGGCCGTGGGCGGGGTAATGGGCTTCGCGGGCATCCCCCTGGACATGATGACCGTGACCGTGATTCCCATGCTGCTGGGACTGGCCGTGGACGACACCATTCACTTCACCAATCACAGCCAGCTGGAGTTCGAACGCACCGGCAGCTACCCGGAAAGCACCCGCCGGGTGTTCGCCACCGTGGGCGTGACCCTGCTGCTGACCTCCCTGGTCCTGATCCTGACGTTCTCGGCCTATCTGACATCCGCGGCCAATGTCTTCGTGAACATGGGCTTCCTGGTGGCCGTGGGCATCTTGGCGGCCCTGGCGGCGGACTTTTTCATGACCCCGGTCCTGCTGAGGTGGTTCAAGGCCTTTGGAGAGGAGCGTGTGCCTGGGGACAGAGCGTTTTCGGATCAACGGCAATGA
- a CDS encoding MotA/TolQ/ExbB proton channel family protein, with the protein MIEQFLNLQRFLDAGGPVLWAILGVAIVLWTLIIERYWHHWRVFPGELTSVRAKRRHAPGTDRRLARKILEKDVSELRQSLTRSLFLIRTMIAVCPLLGLLGTVTGMILVFDTIGFSGTGNPRAMAAGVSMATIPTMAGLVVALSGFVFSIRLQRGGRSKARQAADVLLRDLLEAEGRKEEGGG; encoded by the coding sequence ATGATCGAACAGTTTCTCAACTTGCAACGTTTTCTTGACGCCGGCGGGCCGGTGCTGTGGGCCATCCTCGGCGTGGCCATCGTTCTCTGGACCCTGATCATCGAACGCTACTGGCACCATTGGCGGGTTTTTCCCGGGGAACTGACCTCGGTCCGCGCCAAGCGTCGTCATGCCCCAGGCACGGACCGTCGGCTGGCTCGAAAGATCCTGGAAAAGGACGTGTCCGAACTGCGCCAGAGCCTGACCCGCTCTCTGTTTCTCATCCGGACCATGATCGCGGTGTGTCCGCTGTTGGGTCTGTTGGGCACGGTCACCGGAATGATCCTGGTCTTCGACACCATCGGCTTCAGCGGCACGGGCAACCCACGGGCCATGGCCGCGGGCGTGTCCATGGCCACCATCCCGACCATGGCCGGGCTGGTGGTGGCCCTGTCCGGCTTCGTGTTCAGCATCCGCCTGCAGCGCGGCGGCCGATCCAAGGCCCGACAGGCCGCGGACGTGCTGCTCAGGGACTTGTTGGAAGCGGAAGGGCGGAAGGAAGAGGGCGGAGGATAG
- a CDS encoding outer membrane lipoprotein-sorting protein, whose protein sequence is MCLAALLVLTAGIPASARELGGREIMVLVDERPDGEDRRSVLTMTLINKRGSQRVRQVESFSKDYGRDRKSVMVFREPADVRGTAYLSWEYDELDREDDKWLYMPALKKVRRISGSSRNEYFMGTDFTYDDMGRRNVDKDVHELLGEEQAMGHDCWKVEAVPVDPRDLYTRRVLWVSKSAHMVVQAEYYDKDGLVKIYRALDLRPHEGFWTLFHSEMDNVSREHKTVMTMESVRYDTGLDDDLFQVSTIQRGRIR, encoded by the coding sequence ATGTGTTTAGCGGCACTGCTTGTACTGACGGCAGGCATCCCGGCATCGGCCCGGGAACTCGGCGGCCGGGAAATCATGGTTCTGGTGGATGAACGCCCGGACGGCGAAGACCGCCGGTCCGTCCTGACCATGACCCTGATCAACAAGCGAGGCAGCCAGAGGGTCCGGCAGGTGGAGAGCTTTTCCAAGGATTACGGGCGGGACAGAAAGTCGGTGATGGTCTTCCGGGAGCCGGCGGACGTCCGGGGAACGGCGTATCTGTCCTGGGAATACGACGAGCTGGACCGGGAGGACGACAAGTGGCTGTACATGCCGGCCCTGAAAAAGGTCCGCAGGATCAGCGGCTCGTCGCGCAACGAGTACTTCATGGGCACGGACTTCACCTACGACGACATGGGGCGGCGCAACGTGGACAAGGACGTGCATGAGCTGCTGGGCGAGGAGCAGGCAATGGGGCACGACTGCTGGAAGGTGGAGGCCGTGCCCGTGGACCCGAGGGACCTGTACACGAGGCGGGTGCTTTGGGTGAGCAAGTCCGCGCACATGGTCGTCCAGGCCGAATACTATGACAAGGACGGTCTGGTGAAAATCTACAGGGCCTTGGACCTCAGGCCGCACGAAGGATTCTGGACCTTGTTCCACTCCGAGATGGACAACGTCTCCAGGGAACACAAGACCGTCATGACCATGGAATCCGTGCGCTACGACACCGGCCTGGACGATGACCTGTTTCAGGTGTCCACCATTCAGCGCGGCCGTATCCGCTAG
- a CDS encoding DUF3450 domain-containing protein produces the protein MRRIRVLSVHFEQVSASARRTGWGRTCRIATWGIPFLFIVWSSLVFGSDQVTRAIEAEEGILRHSQASQMKIDAMSDETMQLLQEYRELRREYDNLAVYNDNLEQMTLSQKAEQASLERQIEDILVTQREIVPLMLRMLDALEEFTVADLPFLNEERAARVEGLRALMRRADVDIPEKFRQIMQAYQVEADYGRTIEAYQGELRDGDGPDRSVEFLRIGRLVLAYQTLDRTESGFWEVGEQAWTVLENRHNQSLRQGLRIAARQAAPELIVVPVTVSEAPSVSPFPHPEALREDQP, from the coding sequence ATGAGGAGAATACGCGTGTTGTCAGTTCATTTCGAACAAGTGTCCGCATCCGCCAGGCGAACCGGCTGGGGGAGAACGTGTCGAATCGCCACGTGGGGCATACCCTTTCTGTTTATCGTCTGGTCGTCCTTGGTTTTCGGGTCCGACCAGGTGACTCGGGCAATCGAAGCGGAAGAGGGGATCTTGCGCCATAGCCAAGCGTCCCAGATGAAGATCGACGCCATGTCCGACGAGACCATGCAACTGTTGCAGGAGTATCGGGAGCTGCGTCGCGAGTATGACAATCTGGCCGTGTACAACGACAACCTGGAGCAGATGACGCTGTCCCAAAAGGCGGAGCAGGCTTCCCTGGAGCGGCAGATCGAGGACATCCTGGTCACCCAGCGGGAGATCGTGCCGTTGATGCTGCGGATGCTGGACGCTCTGGAGGAATTCACCGTCGCGGATCTGCCTTTTCTGAATGAGGAGCGCGCGGCCCGGGTGGAGGGCTTGCGGGCCCTGATGCGCCGGGCCGATGTGGACATCCCGGAAAAGTTCCGCCAGATCATGCAGGCCTACCAGGTCGAGGCCGACTACGGCCGGACCATTGAAGCCTATCAGGGCGAGTTGCGCGACGGCGACGGCCCGGATCGCAGCGTGGAGTTTTTGCGCATCGGGCGGTTGGTGCTGGCCTACCAGACCCTGGACAGGACGGAGAGCGGCTTCTGGGAGGTCGGCGAACAAGCCTGGACGGTATTGGAGAATCGCCACAACCAGTCCCTGCGCCAGGGGCTGCGCATCGCGGCCCGGCAGGCCGCTCCCGAACTGATCGTGGTCCCGGTGACGGTGTCTGAGGCGCCATCCGTCTCCCCGTTTCCTCACCCGGAAGCATTGCGGGAGGACCAGCCGTGA
- a CDS encoding MotA/TolQ/ExbB proton channel family protein, translating into MRSLVLAFFLIVCCVSAQASTGLDAFLEQARQRAAEEQRKDRERELEFMADLDAARERTQEARALVRGERDRQERLLAKYDANEAVLAELEAVLREQQGGLGEMFGVVRQSAGDFHAQFLGSLAMADKPEALDFLHALGNSRGLPGMEELERFWLILLEEMVGSSRTDRFMSEVVLPDGSARQREVLRVGPFSAVSEGAYLSHVQGRNQFLELPRQPQGRYLRLARDLEQALPGQTTFFALDPSRGAILTHLVQSPTLTERIKQGREIGMIILVLGLVGVIVFVVRFTMLTVIGRRIRRQLRSLQGLPDNPLGRIMLLAQANSLSDSETLEIRLDEAVLKEVPRLERGLTTIKILAAVAPLLGLLGTVVGMIETFQAITLFGTGDPQLMAGGISQALVTTALGLSIAIPLLLLHSVAAAKSRQLTTIMEEQGAGLLAEHIQRMREK; encoded by the coding sequence GTGAGAAGTCTTGTTCTGGCATTCTTTCTGATCGTTTGCTGCGTTTCGGCTCAGGCTTCGACGGGACTGGACGCATTTCTGGAACAGGCCCGCCAGCGGGCCGCGGAGGAACAGCGCAAGGACCGGGAGCGGGAGCTGGAATTCATGGCCGATCTGGACGCGGCCCGTGAGCGGACTCAGGAAGCCCGGGCCCTGGTGCGCGGCGAGCGGGACAGGCAGGAGCGTCTGCTTGCGAAATACGACGCCAACGAGGCCGTGCTCGCGGAATTGGAAGCCGTGTTGCGCGAGCAGCAGGGCGGTCTGGGCGAGATGTTCGGCGTGGTGCGGCAAAGCGCCGGGGATTTCCACGCCCAGTTCCTGGGTTCACTGGCCATGGCCGACAAGCCCGAGGCCTTGGATTTTCTTCATGCATTGGGCAACAGCCGCGGCCTGCCAGGCATGGAGGAACTGGAGCGGTTCTGGCTGATACTCCTGGAAGAAATGGTCGGCTCAAGCCGGACGGACCGGTTCATGAGCGAGGTGGTGCTGCCGGACGGAAGCGCGCGGCAACGGGAGGTTTTGCGCGTGGGCCCCTTCAGCGCGGTTTCCGAGGGAGCGTACCTATCCCACGTTCAGGGCCGCAACCAGTTTCTGGAACTGCCGCGCCAGCCCCAAGGTCGGTATCTGCGCCTGGCAAGGGACCTGGAACAGGCCTTGCCCGGGCAAACAACCTTTTTCGCGCTGGACCCCTCAAGGGGCGCGATCCTGACCCACTTGGTCCAGTCCCCGACACTGACCGAACGAATCAAGCAGGGCCGGGAGATCGGCATGATCATCCTGGTTTTGGGGTTGGTGGGCGTGATCGTCTTCGTGGTCCGTTTTACCATGCTTACGGTGATCGGACGCCGGATCCGCCGGCAATTGCGCAGCCTCCAGGGGCTGCCTGACAATCCCCTGGGCCGAATCATGCTCCTTGCCCAGGCCAACAGTCTCTCGGATTCCGAGACCCTGGAAATCCGCCTGGACGAGGCCGTGCTCAAGGAAGTCCCCCGCCTGGAACGGGGCCTGACGACCATCAAGATCCTGGCCGCGGTGGCCCCGCTGCTGGGCCTTCTGGGCACGGTGGTGGGCATGATCGAGACATTCCAGGCCATCACCCTGTTCGGCACCGGCGACCCCCAGCTCATGGCCGGAGGCATCTCGCAGGCCCTGGTAACCACGGCCCTGGGGCTTTCCATTGCCATTCCCCTGTTGCTGCTGCACAGCGTTGCCGCGGCCAAAAGCCGCCAGTTGACGACCATCATGGAGGAGCAGGGCGCCGGGTTGCTGGCCGAGCATATCCAGCGAATGAGGGAGAAATAA
- a CDS encoding tetratricopeptide repeat protein: MNHLTQSLRSSLRWFLVSAGLSLGMFLSVSMTVSIAPASEDRPTVSHAAHQKLTAAQELLHHSKWTEAESLLEKFVREEAHEPYAQALAWQMLGYLFHETGRHDRALEAFDRVLAGDGLDAPLRQQVLYNSAQLLVQASRPAEAVKRIEAWMEQAGSLSPEQRARVAWIYFGSERHQAAVMHLEAAIRETTTPENAWLEMLVAALHHDEQYEKLTRWLPRLITRNPEDGRYWLQLAGVYLRLDDQRQAAAVLSAAYHKGLFQTSEDIVRLARMYVQAGAPRKAAHLLEEGIENGRVAVTAEHQELLANAWLQARETRRAACALGQKARNGGDCKTHLRAGRLLMQVEDWSGAREHLELATPGRCERTRAEALLLLGMAAYHEGRMEEARDAFVLAREIPEQRRQAESWLEVLSRGQGRSAT; encoded by the coding sequence ATGAATCACTTGACCCAATCGCTTCGTTCATCCTTGCGTTGGTTTCTTGTTTCCGCCGGGTTGAGCCTGGGGATGTTCCTTTCGGTCTCCATGACGGTTTCCATCGCTCCTGCTTCGGAGGACCGTCCCACGGTTTCCCATGCCGCGCACCAAAAGCTCACCGCGGCCCAGGAACTGCTGCACCACTCAAAATGGACGGAAGCGGAATCGCTCCTGGAGAAATTCGTTCGGGAAGAGGCCCATGAACCCTACGCCCAGGCCCTGGCCTGGCAGATGCTCGGCTATCTGTTTCATGAAACCGGTCGCCATGACCGAGCCCTGGAAGCCTTTGACCGGGTTTTGGCCGGTGACGGCCTGGATGCCCCATTGCGACAGCAGGTTTTGTACAATTCCGCCCAATTGCTGGTACAGGCCAGCCGTCCAGCCGAGGCCGTCAAGCGCATCGAAGCCTGGATGGAGCAGGCCGGTTCTCTTTCCCCGGAGCAACGGGCAAGGGTGGCCTGGATCTATTTCGGTTCGGAACGCCACCAGGCGGCGGTCATGCACCTGGAAGCCGCCATCCGCGAGACGACCACGCCCGAGAACGCCTGGCTGGAAATGCTCGTGGCCGCCTTGCACCACGATGAACAATACGAAAAACTGACGCGCTGGTTGCCGCGGCTGATCACCCGAAATCCCGAGGACGGCAGGTACTGGCTGCAACTGGCCGGCGTGTACCTGCGGCTGGACGATCAGCGTCAGGCCGCCGCCGTGCTTTCCGCCGCATACCATAAGGGGTTGTTTCAGACTTCCGAGGACATCGTCCGGCTGGCACGGATGTATGTTCAGGCCGGAGCGCCCCGCAAAGCCGCGCACCTCCTGGAGGAGGGGATAGAGAACGGTCGCGTCGCGGTCACCGCGGAGCACCAGGAACTGCTGGCCAATGCCTGGCTGCAAGCCCGTGAGACGCGCCGCGCGGCCTGCGCCCTGGGACAAAAAGCGCGTAACGGCGGGGACTGCAAAACCCATTTACGGGCAGGCCGCTTGCTGATGCAGGTGGAGGACTGGAGCGGGGCCAGGGAGCACCTGGAGCTGGCGACCCCGGGCCGATGCGAACGCACCCGGGCCGAAGCCCTGTTGCTGCTGGGCATGGCCGCGTATCACGAGGGCCGAATGGAAGAAGCTCGCGACGCCTTTGTCCTGGCCCGGGAAATCCCCGAGCAGCGCAGGCAGGCCGAGAGCTGGCTGGAGGTGCTGAGCCGGGGGCAGGGGAGGTCGGCGACGTGA
- a CDS encoding DUF1302 family protein, translating into MSLSGGLPGMRRAAAVVTCIAFLLAANWGAAGEEQPWTERLELSGFLETLQSMRLREPHDAVTSRARLRLDLGADLGPVYGFVSADAEKNWKLSSETGVEAREAWLEHDGDGWDVRAGRQIVIWGKADGVQITDIVSPPDYTESVTRDLDEIRMPVDAVKFRLLGKWVDTELIWIPVFKAAVLPTGDNPWAVARVVPENVRVSSAAPREPATTLENSEIALKLSAYLPGWDAAASIFHTWDDHPAMHRDVLDDEDGMHVALEPRHHRLTVFGLECSRPWSDFVFRGEAAYFRGRYFEPASLFENPARKNALKWLAGADWTPGNDWMVTAQLVGEHMFAHEGRLLQQANSYLATLHVSKKLLRQTLTLSNMLYYDLDHGDFFDRIKAEYAVTDALTLSVGADVFGGDRAGSYGGYRDNTQVWVKVKYSF; encoded by the coding sequence ATGTCTCTTTCAGGCGGACTGCCAGGCATGCGGCGGGCCGCGGCAGTGGTGACCTGCATCGCGTTCCTGCTGGCGGCTAATTGGGGAGCGGCCGGGGAGGAGCAGCCCTGGACGGAACGGCTGGAGCTTTCGGGATTTCTGGAAACCCTTCAGTCCATGCGGCTGCGCGAACCCCATGACGCCGTGACCTCGCGGGCAAGACTGCGCCTGGACCTGGGAGCGGACCTGGGACCGGTGTACGGTTTCGTTTCCGCGGACGCGGAGAAGAACTGGAAGTTGTCCTCGGAGACCGGGGTCGAGGCACGGGAGGCCTGGCTGGAGCATGACGGCGACGGGTGGGACGTTCGAGCCGGTCGCCAGATCGTGATCTGGGGCAAGGCCGACGGGGTCCAGATCACGGACATCGTCTCGCCGCCGGATTACACCGAGTCCGTGACCCGCGACCTGGACGAGATCCGCATGCCCGTGGACGCGGTCAAATTCAGACTGCTGGGGAAATGGGTCGATACGGAACTGATCTGGATTCCGGTGTTCAAGGCCGCGGTCCTGCCCACGGGAGACAATCCGTGGGCCGTTGCGCGGGTCGTGCCGGAAAACGTCCGCGTCAGCTCAGCCGCTCCGCGGGAACCGGCCACCACCCTGGAAAACAGCGAGATCGCCCTGAAGCTGTCCGCCTATCTTCCCGGCTGGGACGCGGCGGCGTCGATCTTTCATACCTGGGACGACCACCCGGCCATGCACCGCGACGTGCTGGATGACGAGGACGGCATGCATGTCGCCCTTGAGCCCAGGCACCACAGGCTGACCGTTTTCGGTCTGGAATGCTCGCGGCCCTGGTCGGATTTCGTGTTCAGGGGCGAGGCCGCCTATTTCCGGGGGCGGTACTTCGAACCGGCCTCCCTGTTCGAGAACCCGGCCCGGAAGAATGCCCTCAAATGGCTGGCCGGAGCGGACTGGACTCCGGGCAACGACTGGATGGTCACGGCCCAACTGGTCGGCGAGCATATGTTCGCTCATGAAGGGCGCTTGCTGCAACAGGCCAATTCCTACCTGGCCACGCTGCACGTTTCCAAAAAGCTGCTCCGTCAGACCCTGACCCTGTCCAACATGCTGTATTACGACCTGGACCATGGGGATTTCTTCGACCGGATCAAGGCGGAATACGCGGTGACCGACGCACTGACCCTTTCCGTGGGCGCGGATGTTTTCGGCGGCGATCGGGCCGGGTCGTACGGCGGGTACCGGGACAACACCCAGGTCTGGGTCAAGGTCAAGTATAGTTTCTAA
- a CDS encoding energy transducer TonB, with the protein MNAAARYGLSLGCGILAALGLFVLMNVLVSRGEAGVEDRQRVPMPRFIRMDDQEQVVRRREREQPTPPEKIQPLPRMEALAAPQKRSLEAPALDLPLPDISADLALAGLPLSAPPAEPEGPVRYTQSLTPVSQIPPRYPRRAQLDGISGWVRLEFIVNPDGTVSDVTVVEAGPRRGIFDQEAVRVLSRWRFQPQIRDGEPVPALATIVIKFSLEG; encoded by the coding sequence ATGAATGCCGCGGCGCGTTACGGCCTTTCCCTGGGTTGCGGAATTCTGGCGGCACTGGGACTGTTCGTGCTGATGAACGTTCTTGTCAGCCGCGGCGAGGCCGGGGTGGAGGATCGACAACGTGTTCCGATGCCGCGATTCATCCGCATGGACGACCAGGAACAAGTCGTGCGCAGGCGTGAGCGGGAACAGCCCACCCCGCCGGAGAAAATCCAACCCCTGCCGCGGATGGAAGCCCTGGCCGCGCCCCAAAAGCGGTCTTTGGAAGCTCCGGCTCTTGACCTGCCCCTACCGGATATTTCCGCGGACTTGGCCCTGGCCGGACTGCCTTTGTCCGCACCTCCAGCCGAGCCGGAGGGCCCGGTCCGCTATACCCAGTCCCTGACTCCGGTCAGTCAGATCCCGCCGCGCTATCCCAGGCGGGCGCAACTGGACGGCATTTCCGGCTGGGTACGCCTGGAATTCATCGTCAACCCCGACGGCACGGTCAGCGACGTCACCGTGGTGGAAGCCGGACCCCGGCGGGGAATCTTCGACCAGGAGGCCGTGCGCGTCCTGAGCCGCTGGCGGTTCCAGCCTCAGATCCGGGACGGCGAGCCCGTCCCGGCCCTGGCCACCATTGTCATCAAATTCAGCTTGGAGGGGTGA
- a CDS encoding ExbD/TolR family protein, which yields MRRRRRYDEQDSAQIDMTSMMDVVFIMLIFFIVTTSFVKEAGIEVNRPTAASAERQERGNIMIAVSESGAVWIDGRQVDVRAVRANVERLRAENPEGAVVVQADEASRTGILVQVIDQVRLAGVRDVAVAASRP from the coding sequence ATGCGACGCAGACGACGATACGACGAACAAGACAGCGCCCAGATCGACATGACCTCGATGATGGACGTGGTGTTCATTATGCTCATCTTTTTCATCGTGACCACGTCCTTCGTCAAGGAGGCGGGCATCGAGGTGAACCGCCCCACAGCGGCCAGCGCGGAGCGCCAGGAGCGCGGGAACATTATGATCGCGGTGTCCGAATCCGGCGCGGTGTGGATCGATGGCCGACAGGTGGATGTGCGGGCCGTGCGGGCCAACGTGGAGCGGTTGCGCGCCGAGAACCCCGAGGGGGCCGTGGTTGTCCAGGCCGACGAGGCCTCCCGCACCGGGATCCTGGTCCAGGTCATTGACCAGGTCCGTTTGGCCGGGGTGCGCGACGTGGCGGTGGCGGCGAGTCGGCCATGA
- a CDS encoding 2-amino-3,7-dideoxy-D-threo-hept-6-ulosonate synthase encodes MHLGKAVRLERIFNRNTGRTIVVPMDHGVSVGPIDGLVDMRDAINGVAEGGANAIILHKGLVRCSHRGKGADIGLIVHLSASTSLSPFPNAKTLVGTVEDAIKLGADAVSLHVNLGDETERDMLEQMGQVTTKAMDWGMPVLAMVYARGPKVGNEYDPDVVAQCARVGVELGADVVKVPYTGSVESFRRVVDGCCVPVVIAGGPKLDSSEDLVRMVYDSLQAGGAGLSIGRNIFQAAQPARLVQALHGIVHDDWEVAQAMELLQ; translated from the coding sequence ATGCACTTGGGCAAAGCCGTCCGTCTGGAACGGATTTTCAACCGCAACACGGGCCGGACCATCGTCGTGCCCATGGACCATGGGGTCAGCGTGGGGCCCATCGACGGGCTGGTGGACATGCGCGATGCCATCAACGGGGTGGCCGAGGGCGGAGCCAACGCCATCATCCTGCACAAGGGGTTGGTGCGCTGCTCACACCGGGGCAAGGGGGCGGACATCGGATTGATCGTGCATCTCTCGGCCAGCACGTCCCTGTCGCCCTTTCCCAACGCCAAGACCCTGGTGGGTACGGTGGAGGACGCCATCAAGCTGGGCGCGGACGCGGTCAGCCTGCACGTCAACCTGGGCGACGAAACCGAGCGTGACATGCTGGAGCAGATGGGCCAAGTGACCACCAAGGCCATGGACTGGGGCATGCCGGTGCTGGCCATGGTCTACGCCCGGGGGCCGAAAGTCGGCAACGAATACGATCCGGACGTGGTGGCCCAGTGCGCCAGGGTTGGCGTGGAACTGGGCGCGGACGTGGTCAAGGTGCCGTACACCGGCAGCGTGGAGTCCTTCCGGAGGGTTGTGGACGGCTGCTGCGTGCCGGTGGTCATTGCCGGCGGGCCGAAGCTGGACAGCAGCGAGGACCTGGTGCGCATGGTCTACGACAGTTTGCAAGCCGGCGGCGCGGGCTTGTCCATCGGCCGCAACATCTTTCAGGCCGCCCAGCCGGCCCGGCTGGTCCAGGCCCTGCACGGCATCGTCCACGACGACTGGGAAGTGGCCCAGGCCATGGAACTGTTACAGTAG